From the Toxoplasma gondii ME49 chromosome VIIa, whole genome shotgun sequence genome, one window contains:
- a CDS encoding protein phosphatase 2C domain-containing protein (encoded by transcript TGME49_201630~Signal peptide predicted by SignalP 2.0 HMM (probability 0.999) with cleavage site probability 0.898 at residue 24) gives MRGVFTIAAAVLLSLSLSPTGSHAVTRRQQPTPHLGHDTFLLSGDGSDIMVMKTKEWHLKIGTAMMRGRRRYFEDACVVTAAVPGQPNVRIQAVFDGHGGPESAQALAVNLQDVLTVIVIVEHLDHKEEVIVQGREIVPSMDGHFDTIQELNSRFTESAPREKIEIGNRERPFKLHVVNVGDSRAMLVTGESYAALTRDHVPDDPGEWRRIEETGDQVVYSDGCARIRGLAMSRSFGDFVAKEVRTPSPITAKPDIRRFYATWNDVLLLYSDGLHVDGEDWRTNFGMAKQCISSVPKISDVAVCLLQQAYGGGSSDNITVLATKFRKFRRQTSAKLRIFGGLAKSFSRERLLREENWSFKLQGRNGFSLPMF, from the exons ATGAGAGGCGTGTTTACAATAGCCGCGGCAGTTCTCTTGTCACTGTCCCTTTCTCCGACCGGAAGCCATGCGGTAACTCGA CGGCAGCAA CCAACTCCTCATTTAGGACATGACACTTTTCTACTCTCCGGCGATGGGAGTGACATCATGGTCATGAAAACGAAGGAATGGCACCTGAAAATAGGAACAGCCATGATgaggggaagacgacgatATTTTGAAGAT GCGTGTGTGGTTACGGCCGCTGTGCCTGGGCAACCGAACGTCCGTATTCAAGCAGTATTCGACGGTCATGGTGGGCCAGAATCGGCGCAGGCTCTGGCTGTAAACCTGCAAGATGTTCTTA CTGTCATTGTCATTGTCGAACACCTCGACCACAAGGAGGAGGTGATTGTCCAAGGCCGGGAGATCGTTCCATCGATGGACGGGCATTTCGATACCATTCAAGAACTGAACAGTCGCTTTACCGAATCTGCGCCTCGCGAAAAAATAGAGATTGGCAACAGAGAGCGCCCCTTCAAACTTCACGTCGTCAACGTTG GTGACTCCCGGGCGATGTTGGTTACAGGCGAGTCCTACGCTGCTCTGACGAGAGATCACGTGCCAGATGATCCAGGGGAGTGGAGGCGCATTGAGGAGACTGGCGATCAAGTCGTTTATTCGGACGGTTGCGCGCGGATTAGAGGGCTCGCAATGAGTCGTTCGTTTGGCGATTTT GTGGCAAAAGAAGTGCGTACTCCATCTCCGATCACTGCGAAGCCCGATATAAGACGTTTCTACGCGACCTGGAACgacgttctccttctctacTCCGATG GTCTCCACGTAGATGGAGAAGACTGGAGGACGAATTTCGGCATGGCGAAACAATGCATTTCGTCGGTGCCTAAGATCAGCGACGTGGCAGTGTGTCTACTCCAGCAGGCTTACGGAGGAGGCTCGTCTGACAACATAACCGTCCTGGCGACGAAATTTCGAAAGTTTCGTCGTCAAACCTCAGCCAAGCTCCGAATTTTCGGGGGACTGGCAAAGAGTTTCA GTCGAGAAAGGCTGTTGCGGGAGGAGAACTGGTCGTTCAAGCTGCAAGGTAGAAACGGCTTCTCCTTACCCATGTTCTAG
- a CDS encoding protein phosphatase 2C domain-containing protein (encoded by transcript TGME49_201520~Signal peptide predicted by SignalP 2.0 HMM (probability 0.993) with cleavage site probability 0.935 at residue 24), whose translation MRDVFAIVVTLLLSLFSFPTKTHAVFKRRQKPTPHLGHDTFLLSGDESDTMVMKTKEWHLKIGTAMMRGRRRYFEDACVVTAAVPGQPNVRIQAVFDGHGGPESAQALAVNLQDVLTVIVIVEHLDHKEEVIVQGREIVPSMDGHFDTIQELNSRFTESAPREKIEIGNRERPFKLHVVNVGDSRAMLVTRESYAALTRDHVPDDPGELRRIQETGDEVKVERGCFRIRGLAMSRSFGDFGKKDNPSPSPITAKPDVRYFYATWEDVLILHSDGLLAESDRWEEVAGAALQCMESEPRIRGVATCLVQQAYRRGSTDNITALVSTFQKPCTRPEAKLEIVSMTRRTSSPRRLLKEDWTFKLTPDTADFSLPMF comes from the exons ATGAGAGACGTATTTGCAATAGTTGTGACGCTTCTGCTGtcactgttttcttttccaacCAAAACCCATGCTGTCTTTAAG CGCCGGCAGAAA CCAACTCCTCATTTAGGACATGACACTTTTCTACTCTCCGGCGATGAGAGTGACACCATGGTCATGAAAACGAAGGAATGGCACCTGAAAATAGGAACAGCCATGATgaggggaagacgacgatATTTTGAAGAT GCGTGTGTGGTTACGGCCGCTGTGCCTGGGCAACCGAACGTCCGTATTCAAGCAGTATTCGACGGTCATGGTGGGCCAGAATCGGCGCAGGCTCTGGCTGTAAACCTGCAAGATGTTCTTA CTGTCATTGTCATTGTCGAACACCTCGACCACAAGGAGGAGGTGATTGTCCAAGGCCGGGAGATCGTTCCATCGATGGACGGGCATTTCGATACCATTCAAGAACTGAACAGTCGCTTTACCGAATCTGCGCCTCGCGAAAAAATAGAGATTGGCAACAGAGAGCGCCCCTTCAAACTTCACGTCGTCAACGTTG GTGACTCCCGGGCGATGTTGGTAACACGCGAGTCCTACGCTGCTCTGACGAGAGATCACGTGCCAGATGATCCAGGGGAGTTGAGGCGCATTCAAGAGACTGGTGATGAGGTGAAAGTGGAACGCGGTTGTTTTCGGATCAGAGGTCTCGCAATGAGTCGTTCGTTTGGCGATTTT GGGAAAAAGGATAACCCTAGCCCGTCGCCAATCACTGCAAAACCGGATGTGAGATATTTCTACGCGACATGGGAAGACGTTCTAATTCTTCATTCTGACG GTCTTCTTGCTGAGAGCGACAGATGGGAAGAAGTTGCTGGTGCGGCTCTACAATGCATGGAGTCCGAGCCTCGGATTCGCGGCGTTGCAACCTGTCTCGTACAACAGGCTTATAGAAGAGGATCCACCGACAACATTACTGCCTTGGTGTCAACATTTCAAAAACCGTGTACGCGTCCTGAAGCCAAACTTGAAATTGTCTCAATGACGAGGAGAACAA GTTCACCACGAAGGCTTCTGAAGGAGGACTGGACGTTCAAGCTGACACCGGATACAGCCGACTTTTCGTTACCCATGTTCTAG